A window of Panicum virgatum strain AP13 chromosome 8K, P.virgatum_v5, whole genome shotgun sequence contains these coding sequences:
- the LOC120643493 gene encoding proteasome adapter and scaffold protein ECM29-like isoform X3, with translation MAEQPAPAAAPAPAAAEQTDAERLDALDRMLTRLALADDARLAPVLARVLPYAITSLASPAPAVRKLVMEILSHINKRVKHRPEIPLPMLDLWKIYTESASSTIVRNFCVVYMEMAFERLPTEEKGNIAPDFLTNISNVPGHHQGIILRLVTKAIGECNIHKVDATIASKYQATTESNDGLVFADFCFHTLLYQTPPQGIGCPSGLSVAQSDRVTGNLPLKGDILASRKLGILNVVEAMNFAPEIVYPLYLAAASDSQESVSKKGEELLKRKASTVNLEDPNLIKKLFTLFNGTVGAENIAAELKVSPAHASLRMRLMSVFCRSIAAANAFPHTLQCIFGCIYGSGTTSRLKQLGMEFTVWVFKHAVTDQLKLIGPVILSGILRSLDGSSSTETDSTGRDTKIFAYQAIGLLASRMPNLFSDKTDMAIRLFTALRLEDQSLRLTIQEAATSLATAYKGASMIVLKNLEVLLLENCEAVQSEVRFSAIRWATTLYDTQHCPSRYICMTGASDVKLDIREMALAGLNLLNDGRQSSVGSADFKYPDVTEMLNYICHQRPQLLCSDDQTNGKLLFPSKTFLSMIKFLMKCFESSDSPNLAQEDPSHSPVAKMCIILENAMSYEGSSELHALALKSLVDLSSRQPKMVSLRYADRIQWLRGLLGHVDSDAREAASRLLGIASSALSSSAALTLLSEFTSTLDQNRPTRFENYHGLLCAIGYLTAGCLKQSYIPEEMVKNVVDILVKVIDSEGSALASVAMVSLGHIGLRCALPSINQNSSTGALLTILHEKLTKLLSENDTKAIQKILVSLGHICWNEMSFPHLNNALDLIFSLSRSKVEDVLFAAGEALSFIWGEVPVTADVILETNFGSLSQATNYLTSGTPLVSSNSYERSVCEEAHGMAREKIIKKLFETLIFSSRKEERCAGTVWLVSLTMYCGRHPKILELLPQIQEALSHLLGDPNELTQDLASQGMSIVYELGDASMKEQLVHALVNTLTGAAKKKKAIKDSMGHIWKLIVSDPKKSIDEHYDVIVEDLLVQSGSRLWRSREASCLALADIIQGRRYSQVSKHLRKIWTTAFRAMDDIKETVRNAGDSLCRAVSSLTIRLCDVSLTSTSDANETMNIVLPYLLSEGILSKVSSVQKASISLVMKLAKGAGPALRPHLAELVSCMLECLSSLEDQRLNYVEMHAGNAGIKTDKLESLRIAVAKDSPMWETLDICIKVVDKNSLDILVPRLAQMVRSAVGLNTRVGVASFIILLVQKVMIDIKPFSTLLLKLLYSAVLEERSSAAKRAFASSCATVLKYASPSQAQKLIEDTTSLHSGGKNDQLSGAILIKAYLSNAADILGGYNAVVVPVIFLSRFDDDKDTSALYEELWEDIPSSERVTLTLYLPETVSLLCNCMSSSSWAGKRKSAKATKKLCDVIGESLSAHHHNILKSLLKELPGRFWEGKDAILDALASLCSCCHAAIIAEDSSLPSGILDAVCAACNKKTKLYREAAFLCLQKVITAFRDPGFFNIIFPMLYKVCNQSVICKAKGSSSTTSSAGAEQDESEGASVSLDKVLNCAMSCISVAFPHDIISQKKNVLEVILNSLSPEESWQVKLSSFSCVKELCRKFQSSDDNGTWPQDTTSLVQELFHLVSAKVLDSIRLIKIAQVHTAAAECLLELSKLYRDFPLTDRTEPKFEDELVELCESEKSEQAKTLLKECLGVVKTLPGITMATD, from the exons ATGGCGGagcagccggcgccggcggccgcgcccgctccggccgccgcggagcagacgGACGCGGAGAGGTTGGACGCCCTGGACCGGATGCTCACGCGGCTGGCCCTCGCCGACGACGCCCGCCTCGCGCCGGTGCTCGCGCGCGTCCTCCCCTACGCCATCACCTCGCTCGCCTCCCCCGCTCCTGCCGTCCGCAAGCTC GTTATGGAAATTCTCAGCCACATTAACAAAAGGGTGAAGCACAGGCCTGAGATTCCACTGCCGATGCTGGATTTATGGAAGATTTATACAGAATCTGCTTCCTCAACAATTGTCCGAAACTTCTGTGTCGTATATATGGAGATGGCGTTTGAACGCCTGCCAACAGAG GAGAAAGGAAACATTGCTCCTGATTTCTTGACCAATATATCAAATGTTCCAGGTCATCATCAAGGGATCATCTTGAGGCTTGTGACAAAG GCTATCGGTGAATGTAACATACATAAGGTGGATGCCACCATTGCTTCAAAATATCAAGCAACAACTGAATCCAATGACGGTCTAGTATTTGCTGACTTCTGCTTCCATACATTATTGTATCAAACACCACCTCAGGG TATTGGATGTCCATCAGGACTTTCAGTTGCACAATCAGATCGTGTTACTGGAAACCTACCACTAAAAGGCGACATACTTGCATCAAGAAAG CTAGGAATCTTGAATGTCGTTGAAGCTATGAACTTTGCACCTGAGATTGTCTACCCTCTTTATTTAGCTGCTGCTTCAGATAG TCAAGAATCAGTTTCTAAGAAAGGAGAGGAGTTGTTAAAGCGCAAAGCATCAACTGTGAATTTAGAAGATCCCAACCTCATCAAGAAACTGTTCACGCTGTTCAATG GTACTGTGGGTGCAGAAAATATAGCTGCAGAGCTGAAAGTTTCACCAGCACATGCTTCATTGCGTATGCGGCTTATGAGTGTTTTCTGCCGGTCAATTGCTGCAGCGAATGCATTTCCACACACACTTCAATGTATCTTTGGCTGCATCTATG GAAGCGGAACTACTTCAAGGCTGAAGCAGTTAGGAATGGAGTTCACTGTCTGGGTTTTCAAACAT GCAGTAACCGACCAGCTAAAGTTAATCGGTCCAGTTATCCTTAGTGGAATATTGCGCTCCCTTGATGGTTCTTCCTCTACAGAGACAG ATTCTACAGGTAGAGATACCAAAATATTTGCATACCAGGCTATCGGTTTGCTGGCTTCTCGAATGCCAAATTTATTCAG CGATAAAACCGACATGGCTATACGACTCTTTACTGCTTTGAGACTGGAGGATCAATCGCTTCGTCTGACAATTCAGGAGGCGGCTACGTCCCTTGCTACAGCATATAAG GGTGCTTCAATGATAGTACTGAAGAATCTTGAGGTGCTTCTTCTGGAAAATTGTGAAGCG GTGCAAAGCGAGGTTCGGTTTTCTGCTATAAGATGGGCAACAACATTGTATGATACGCAGCACTGCCCAAGCCGGTACATTTGCATGACTGGGGCCTCAGATGTGAAACTGGACATAAG GGAAATGGCTCTAGCTGGTCTGAATCTTCTAAATGATGGGAGGCAATCATCTGTGGGATCTGCTGATTTCAAATATCCTGATGTTACAGAGATGCTAAATTATATCTGCCATCAGAGACCACAGTTGTTATGTTCTGATGACCAGACAAATGGAAAATTGCTTTTTCCTTCAAAAACATTTCTTTCAATGATCAAGTTTCTGATGAAGTGCTTTGAGTCTAGTGATAGTCCAAATCTTGCGCAAGAAGATCCATCTCATTCCCCAGTAGCAAAAATGTGTATCATCTTAGAAAATGCGATGTCATATGAAGGGTCTAGCGAACTGCATGCATTGGCCTTGAAGTCATTGGTTGATCTTTCCTCTCGTCAACCAAAG ATGGTGTCATTGCGGTATGCAGACCGCATACAGTGGCTAAGAGGTCTATTGGGTCATGTTGATTCTGATGCTCGTGAAGCTGCCTCGCGTCTGCTTGGTATTGCTTCTTCAGCTCTTTCAAGCTCTGCTGCACTAACTCTTCTGTCTGAGTTCACTTCAACACTTGATCAAAACCGCCCAACAAG ATTTGAAAATTATCATGGACTGTTATGTGCGATTGGATATCTAACTGCTGGTTGTTTGAAGCAATCTTAT ATACCTGAAGAAATGGTAAAAAATGTAGTTGATATTCTTGTAAAAGTTATCGACTCTGAAGGTTCGGCATTAGCATCCGTTGCAATGGTATCTCTTGGTCATATTGGTCTACGTTGTGCGCTGCCTTCCATCAACCAAAACTCTTCTACAG GTGCTCTATTAACCATTCTGCATGAGAAGCTGACTAAGCTGCTTTCTGAAAATGATACTAAGGCTATTCAGAAAATTCTGGTATCATTGGGGCACATATGTTGGAATGAGATGTCCTTTCCACACCTTAATAATGCACTAGACTTGATTTTTAGTCTTTCACGTTCTAAG GTAGAAGATGTTCTTTTTGCTGCCGGGGAGGCTCTATCTTTCATATGGGGAGAAGTTCCTGTGACAGCAGATGTGATACTGGAGACAAACTTTGGTTCCCTTTCCCAGGCAACAAACTATCTTACTAGTGGCACACCTCTAGTCTCGAGTAACTCCTATGAAAGAAGTGTCTGTGAAGAAGCACACGGAATGGCCCGAGAAAAAATTATTAAAAAGTTGTTTGAGACACTAATTTTTAGCAGTAGAAAAGAAGAACGCTGTGCCGGTACTGTCTGGTTGGTCTCTCTGACAATGTACTGCGGTCGACATCCGAAGATTCTAGAACTACTTCCTCAAATCCAG GAAGCTCTTTCCCATCTCCTTGGTGATCCAAATGAGCTTACACAAGATTTGGCATCCCAAGGGATGAGCATTGTGTATGAGCTTGGTGATGCATCTATGAAAGAGCAGCTTGTTCATGCTCTTGTGAACACACTGACTGGCGCCGCAAAGAAGAAAAAAGCTATTAAG GATTCAATGGGACACATCTGGAAGTTAATTGTCTCAGATCCAAAAAAATCAATAGATGAACATTACGATGTCATAGTAGAGGATTTGTTGGTTCAATCTGGATCAAGGCTTTGGCGCTCACGTGAAGCATCCTGTCTTGCACTTGCAGACATCATCCAAGGTCGAAGATATAGTCAG GTTTCAAAGCATTTGAGAAAAATATGGACAACCGCCTTCCGTGCAATGGATGACATAAAGGAAACTGTGCGTAATGCTGGTGACAGTTTGTGCCGAGCCGTGAGCTCATTGACAATTAGGCTTTGTGATGTGTCACTAACTTCTACTTCTGATGCAAATGAGACAATGAACATTGTGCTGCCATACTTGCTTTCTGAAGGCATACTCAGTAAAGTTTCAAGTGTTCAAAAAGCCTCAATTAGTTTGGTGATGAAGCTTGCTAAG GGAGCTGGGCCTGCCCTTCGGCCTCATCTGGCAGAACTTGTTAGTTGTATGCTTGAATGTTTGTCAAGTCTGGAGGATCAAAGGTTGAATTACGTCGAG ATGCATGCAGGAAATGCTGGCATCAAAACAGATAAGCTTGAAAGCTTGCGGATAGCTGTGGCTAAAGATTCTCCAATGTGGGAAACCCTTGATATTTGTATAAAAGTTGTTGACAAGAATTCACTCGATATATTGGTCCCTCGCCTGGCCCAAATGGTTAGATCAGCTGTTGGCTTAAATACAAG AGTTGGTGTTGCTAGCTTCATCATCTTGTTGGTACAGAAGGTCATGATTGACATCAAACCATTCTCAACATTGTTACTGAAGTTACTGTATAGTGCTGTTCTGGAGGAACGGAGTTCAGCAGCAAAAAGGGCCTTTGCGTCCTCTTGTGCTACTGTTTTGAAATATGCTAGCCCCTCCCAGGCTCAGAAGCTTATTGAAGATACCACCTCTCTGCATTCTGGTGGGAAAAATGATCAGTTATCTGGTGCAATTCTTATTAAGGCCTACTTGAGCAATGCAGCAGATATTCTTGGTGGATATAATGCAGTGGTTGTCCCTGTAATTTTTTTGTCAAG ATTTGATGATGACAAAGATACCAGTGCCTTATATGAAGAACTTTGGGAGGATATTCCTAGCAGTGAAAGAGTAACCCTAACACTGTATTTACCAGAAACTGTATCTCTTTTGTGTAATTGCATGTCATCGTCATCATGGGCTGGTAAAAGAAAG TCAGCCAAGGCTACAAAGAAGCTATGTGATGTTATTGGAGAATCCCTTTCAGCTCACCACCATAATATTCTCAAATCACTTTTGAAAGAATTGCCAGGTCGATTCTGGGAG GGAAAAGATGCTATTCTGGATGCACTGGCTTCATTGTGTTCTTGCTGTCATGCTGCTATAATAGCAGAAGACTCTAGCTTGCCAAGTGGTATACTAGATGCTGTTTGTGCTGCATGCAATAAGAAAACAAAACTGTACCGGGAAGCAGCTTTCTTGTGTTTACAGAAA GTGATCACAGCATTCAGAGATCCAGGATTTTTCAATATTATTTTTCCTATGCTGTACAAGGTTTGCAACCAATCTGTCATTTGTAAGGCAAAGGGTTCATCTTCAACTACTTCATCTGCTGGTGCTG AACAAGATGAAAGTGAAGGTGCCTCCGTTTCTCTAGATAAAGTGCTCAATTGTGCCATGTCTTGCATCAGCGTTGCTTTTCCTCATGATATTATCAGTCAGAAGAAAAATGTTTTAGAAGTAATATTGAATTCTCTCTCACCTGAGGAGAGTTGGCAGG TTAAATTGTCGTCCTTCTCATGTGTCAAAGAGTTGTGCCGCAAGTTTCAGAGTTCTGATGATAATGGCACATGGCCTCAAGACACAACTTCCTTGGTTCAGGAG CTATTCCATTTGGTGTCGGCAAAAGTACTAGACTCAATACGCTTAATTAAGATTGCTCAG GTCCATACTGCTGCTGCAgagtgccttcttgagttgAGCAAACTGTATAGAGACTTTCCATTGACAGACAGAACAGAGCCCAAGTTTGAGGATGAACTTGTTGAGCTCTGCGAGTCTGAAAAAAGTGAACAAGCAAAAACATTGTTGAAGGAATGCCTGGGCGTCGTTAAAACTCTCCCTGGAATAACCATGGCAACTGATTAA
- the LOC120643493 gene encoding proteasome adapter and scaffold protein ECM29-like isoform X4 — protein sequence MYLWLHLWKRNYFKAEAVRNGVHCLGFQTLTDQLKLIGPVILSGILRSLDGSSSTETDSTGRDTKIFAYQAIGLLASRMPNLFSDKTDMAIRLFTALRLEDQSLRLTIQEAATSLATAYKGASMIVLKNLEVLLLENCEAVQSEVRFSAIRWATTLYDTQHCPSRYICMTGASDVKLDIREMALAGLNLLNDGRQSSVGSADFKYPDVTEMLNYICHQRPQLLCSDDQTNGKLLFPSKTFLSMIKFLMKCFESSDSPNLAQEDPSHSPVAKMCIILENAMSYEGSSELHALALKSLVDLSSRQPKMVSLRYADRIQWLRGLLGHVDSDAREAASRLLGIASSALSSSAALTLLSEFTSTLDQNRPTRFENYHGLLCAIGYLTAGCLKQSYIPEEMVKNVVDILVKVIDSEGSALASVAMVSLGHIGLRCALPSINQNSSTGALLTILHEKLTKLLSENDTKAIQKILVSLGHICWNEMSFPHLNNALDLIFSLSRSKVEDVLFAAGEALSFIWGEVPVTADVILETNFGSLSQATNYLTSGTPLVSSNSYERSVCEEAHGMAREKIIKKLFETLIFSSRKEERCAGTVWLVSLTMYCGRHPKILELLPQIQEALSHLLGDPNELTQDLASQGMSIVYELGDASMKEQLVHALVNTLTGAAKKKKAIKLMEDSEVFQEGTIGNNPTGGKLSTYKELCSLANEMGQPDLIYKFMDLANYQAALNSKRGAAFGFSKIAKQAGEALQPYLNALIPRLVRYQYDPDKNIQDSMGHIWKLIVSDPKKSIDEHYDVIVEDLLVQSGSRLWRSREASCLALADIIQGRRYSQVSKHLRKIWTTAFRAMDDIKETVRNAGDSLCRAVSSLTIRLCDVSLTSTSDANETMNIVLPYLLSEGILSKVSSVQKASISLVMKLAKGAGPALRPHLAELVSCMLECLSSLEDQRLNYVEMHAGNAGIKTDKLESLRIAVAKDSPMWETLDICIKVVDKNSLDILVPRLAQMVRSAVGLNTRVGVASFIILLVQKVMIDIKPFSTLLLKLLYSAVLEERSSAAKRAFASSCATVLKYASPSQAQKLIEDTTSLHSGGKNDQLSGAILIKAYLSNAADILGGYNAVVVPVIFLSRFDDDKDTSALYEELWEDIPSSERVTLTLYLPETVSLLCNCMSSSSWAGKRKSAKATKKLCDVIGESLSAHHHNILKSLLKELPGRFWEGKDAILDALASLCSCCHAAIIAEDSSLPSGILDAVCAACNKKTKLYREAAFLCLQKVITAFRDPGFFNIIFPMLYKVCNQSVICKAKGSSSTTSSAGAEQDESEGASVSLDKVLNCAMSCISVAFPHDIISQKKNVLEVILNSLSPEESWQVKLSSFSCVKELCRKFQSSDDNGTWPQDTTSLVQELFHLVSAKVLDSIRLIKIAQVHTAAAECLLELSKLYRDFPLTDRTEPKFEDELVELCESEKSEQAKTLLKECLGVVKTLPGITMATD from the exons ATGTATCTTTGGCTGCATCTATG GAAGCGGAACTACTTCAAGGCTGAAGCAGTTAGGAATGGAGTTCACTGTCTGGGTTTTCAAACAT TAACCGACCAGCTAAAGTTAATCGGTCCAGTTATCCTTAGTGGAATATTGCGCTCCCTTGATGGTTCTTCCTCTACAGAGACAG ATTCTACAGGTAGAGATACCAAAATATTTGCATACCAGGCTATCGGTTTGCTGGCTTCTCGAATGCCAAATTTATTCAG CGATAAAACCGACATGGCTATACGACTCTTTACTGCTTTGAGACTGGAGGATCAATCGCTTCGTCTGACAATTCAGGAGGCGGCTACGTCCCTTGCTACAGCATATAAG GGTGCTTCAATGATAGTACTGAAGAATCTTGAGGTGCTTCTTCTGGAAAATTGTGAAGCG GTGCAAAGCGAGGTTCGGTTTTCTGCTATAAGATGGGCAACAACATTGTATGATACGCAGCACTGCCCAAGCCGGTACATTTGCATGACTGGGGCCTCAGATGTGAAACTGGACATAAG GGAAATGGCTCTAGCTGGTCTGAATCTTCTAAATGATGGGAGGCAATCATCTGTGGGATCTGCTGATTTCAAATATCCTGATGTTACAGAGATGCTAAATTATATCTGCCATCAGAGACCACAGTTGTTATGTTCTGATGACCAGACAAATGGAAAATTGCTTTTTCCTTCAAAAACATTTCTTTCAATGATCAAGTTTCTGATGAAGTGCTTTGAGTCTAGTGATAGTCCAAATCTTGCGCAAGAAGATCCATCTCATTCCCCAGTAGCAAAAATGTGTATCATCTTAGAAAATGCGATGTCATATGAAGGGTCTAGCGAACTGCATGCATTGGCCTTGAAGTCATTGGTTGATCTTTCCTCTCGTCAACCAAAG ATGGTGTCATTGCGGTATGCAGACCGCATACAGTGGCTAAGAGGTCTATTGGGTCATGTTGATTCTGATGCTCGTGAAGCTGCCTCGCGTCTGCTTGGTATTGCTTCTTCAGCTCTTTCAAGCTCTGCTGCACTAACTCTTCTGTCTGAGTTCACTTCAACACTTGATCAAAACCGCCCAACAAG ATTTGAAAATTATCATGGACTGTTATGTGCGATTGGATATCTAACTGCTGGTTGTTTGAAGCAATCTTAT ATACCTGAAGAAATGGTAAAAAATGTAGTTGATATTCTTGTAAAAGTTATCGACTCTGAAGGTTCGGCATTAGCATCCGTTGCAATGGTATCTCTTGGTCATATTGGTCTACGTTGTGCGCTGCCTTCCATCAACCAAAACTCTTCTACAG GTGCTCTATTAACCATTCTGCATGAGAAGCTGACTAAGCTGCTTTCTGAAAATGATACTAAGGCTATTCAGAAAATTCTGGTATCATTGGGGCACATATGTTGGAATGAGATGTCCTTTCCACACCTTAATAATGCACTAGACTTGATTTTTAGTCTTTCACGTTCTAAG GTAGAAGATGTTCTTTTTGCTGCCGGGGAGGCTCTATCTTTCATATGGGGAGAAGTTCCTGTGACAGCAGATGTGATACTGGAGACAAACTTTGGTTCCCTTTCCCAGGCAACAAACTATCTTACTAGTGGCACACCTCTAGTCTCGAGTAACTCCTATGAAAGAAGTGTCTGTGAAGAAGCACACGGAATGGCCCGAGAAAAAATTATTAAAAAGTTGTTTGAGACACTAATTTTTAGCAGTAGAAAAGAAGAACGCTGTGCCGGTACTGTCTGGTTGGTCTCTCTGACAATGTACTGCGGTCGACATCCGAAGATTCTAGAACTACTTCCTCAAATCCAG GAAGCTCTTTCCCATCTCCTTGGTGATCCAAATGAGCTTACACAAGATTTGGCATCCCAAGGGATGAGCATTGTGTATGAGCTTGGTGATGCATCTATGAAAGAGCAGCTTGTTCATGCTCTTGTGAACACACTGACTGGCGCCGCAAAGAAGAAAAAAGCTATTAAG TTGATGGAGGACTCTGAGGTCTTTCAAGAAGGCACAATTGGCAATAATCCTACTGGAGGGAAACTTAGCACCTACAAGGAGCTGTGCAGCCTTGCCAATGAGATGGGGCAACCTGACCTCATATACAAGTTCATGGATCTAGCTAATTATCAGGCTGCTCTCAATTCCAAGAGGGGTGCTGCTTttggattttccaagatagccaaACAAGCTGGCGAGGCACTTCAACCTTATCTCAATGCCTTAATTCCTAGGCTTGTCCGTTACCAATACGATCCTGACAAGAATATCCAG GATTCAATGGGACACATCTGGAAGTTAATTGTCTCAGATCCAAAAAAATCAATAGATGAACATTACGATGTCATAGTAGAGGATTTGTTGGTTCAATCTGGATCAAGGCTTTGGCGCTCACGTGAAGCATCCTGTCTTGCACTTGCAGACATCATCCAAGGTCGAAGATATAGTCAG GTTTCAAAGCATTTGAGAAAAATATGGACAACCGCCTTCCGTGCAATGGATGACATAAAGGAAACTGTGCGTAATGCTGGTGACAGTTTGTGCCGAGCCGTGAGCTCATTGACAATTAGGCTTTGTGATGTGTCACTAACTTCTACTTCTGATGCAAATGAGACAATGAACATTGTGCTGCCATACTTGCTTTCTGAAGGCATACTCAGTAAAGTTTCAAGTGTTCAAAAAGCCTCAATTAGTTTGGTGATGAAGCTTGCTAAG GGAGCTGGGCCTGCCCTTCGGCCTCATCTGGCAGAACTTGTTAGTTGTATGCTTGAATGTTTGTCAAGTCTGGAGGATCAAAGGTTGAATTACGTCGAG ATGCATGCAGGAAATGCTGGCATCAAAACAGATAAGCTTGAAAGCTTGCGGATAGCTGTGGCTAAAGATTCTCCAATGTGGGAAACCCTTGATATTTGTATAAAAGTTGTTGACAAGAATTCACTCGATATATTGGTCCCTCGCCTGGCCCAAATGGTTAGATCAGCTGTTGGCTTAAATACAAG AGTTGGTGTTGCTAGCTTCATCATCTTGTTGGTACAGAAGGTCATGATTGACATCAAACCATTCTCAACATTGTTACTGAAGTTACTGTATAGTGCTGTTCTGGAGGAACGGAGTTCAGCAGCAAAAAGGGCCTTTGCGTCCTCTTGTGCTACTGTTTTGAAATATGCTAGCCCCTCCCAGGCTCAGAAGCTTATTGAAGATACCACCTCTCTGCATTCTGGTGGGAAAAATGATCAGTTATCTGGTGCAATTCTTATTAAGGCCTACTTGAGCAATGCAGCAGATATTCTTGGTGGATATAATGCAGTGGTTGTCCCTGTAATTTTTTTGTCAAG ATTTGATGATGACAAAGATACCAGTGCCTTATATGAAGAACTTTGGGAGGATATTCCTAGCAGTGAAAGAGTAACCCTAACACTGTATTTACCAGAAACTGTATCTCTTTTGTGTAATTGCATGTCATCGTCATCATGGGCTGGTAAAAGAAAG TCAGCCAAGGCTACAAAGAAGCTATGTGATGTTATTGGAGAATCCCTTTCAGCTCACCACCATAATATTCTCAAATCACTTTTGAAAGAATTGCCAGGTCGATTCTGGGAG GGAAAAGATGCTATTCTGGATGCACTGGCTTCATTGTGTTCTTGCTGTCATGCTGCTATAATAGCAGAAGACTCTAGCTTGCCAAGTGGTATACTAGATGCTGTTTGTGCTGCATGCAATAAGAAAACAAAACTGTACCGGGAAGCAGCTTTCTTGTGTTTACAGAAA GTGATCACAGCATTCAGAGATCCAGGATTTTTCAATATTATTTTTCCTATGCTGTACAAGGTTTGCAACCAATCTGTCATTTGTAAGGCAAAGGGTTCATCTTCAACTACTTCATCTGCTGGTGCTG AACAAGATGAAAGTGAAGGTGCCTCCGTTTCTCTAGATAAAGTGCTCAATTGTGCCATGTCTTGCATCAGCGTTGCTTTTCCTCATGATATTATCAGTCAGAAGAAAAATGTTTTAGAAGTAATATTGAATTCTCTCTCACCTGAGGAGAGTTGGCAGG TTAAATTGTCGTCCTTCTCATGTGTCAAAGAGTTGTGCCGCAAGTTTCAGAGTTCTGATGATAATGGCACATGGCCTCAAGACACAACTTCCTTGGTTCAGGAG CTATTCCATTTGGTGTCGGCAAAAGTACTAGACTCAATACGCTTAATTAAGATTGCTCAG GTCCATACTGCTGCTGCAgagtgccttcttgagttgAGCAAACTGTATAGAGACTTTCCATTGACAGACAGAACAGAGCCCAAGTTTGAGGATGAACTTGTTGAGCTCTGCGAGTCTGAAAAAAGTGAACAAGCAAAAACATTGTTGAAGGAATGCCTGGGCGTCGTTAAAACTCTCCCTGGAATAACCATGGCAACTGATTAA